One genomic region from bacterium encodes:
- the secD gene encoding protein translocase subunit SecD: protein MQRALIFKVIFVLALIVVAVVSMLPTFQLNDAQDQESALIAKLAKLSGLSRSDIEVGVTSGELEGQVRRSVSQGNQDEALLVADQLIKLNTRITKLQGRAIRRGLDLQGGTYLVYEIDLKQYLSENAKNKDSRLDDILAATQRDYENRGIDFFKALQDNFASRDVKLSRYFGRRGQTEDEIVKDLQKLSKDAVDRTLQVLRNRVDQFGVSEPSITPQGHSRILIELPGIQNIERAKKVIGTTALLEFKLVKDPEIVWSVLNDIDKVLRAKRKGLDPVAAKADTTVKTGDKASEKQLSLNELFGEKSGSESTPEDTSVVVDQATFEEKPFTSLLRGLPGRYSDVVSVPSQNVRAVQRALQLPEVQAVIPSDVQVLWGTRQVAMNDQSFQRLYVVKKEPELLGSMLSNADVNIDGSSSSLRAGQAEVHMELNPEGTKTFAKVTGMNVGKQLAIVLDGRVESAPNIKEKIPSGSARIDGMGSMEEAQDLALVLRAGALPAPVKVLQEDTVGPSLGQDSINKGQTSALIGLALVMIFVIVYYNLVGLVADFALILNGLFVMAIMAGFGFTLTMPGIAGFILSVAMAIDSNVLINERIREELRGGKTTRAAIEQGYSRALITILDSNITTLITGAVLYTFGTGSVKGFAVTLCIGILVSLFTAIYITRLILDIATVRFGVKKLSI, encoded by the coding sequence ATGCAACGAGCGCTCATTTTCAAGGTTATCTTCGTATTGGCTTTAATCGTCGTGGCCGTAGTTTCGATGCTGCCGACCTTTCAGCTGAACGACGCGCAGGATCAAGAATCCGCGCTGATCGCCAAACTGGCCAAGCTGTCCGGCCTGAGCCGATCGGATATCGAGGTCGGTGTGACCAGCGGTGAGTTGGAAGGGCAGGTGCGCCGGTCGGTTTCCCAGGGCAATCAGGACGAAGCCTTGCTAGTTGCGGACCAGTTGATCAAACTCAATACCCGGATCACCAAGCTCCAGGGACGGGCGATCCGCCGCGGTCTCGATCTGCAGGGCGGCACCTACCTGGTCTATGAGATCGACCTAAAGCAGTATCTTAGCGAAAATGCCAAGAACAAGGACTCAAGGTTGGATGATATCCTCGCGGCCACCCAGCGCGACTATGAAAACCGCGGGATCGACTTTTTCAAGGCCTTGCAGGATAATTTTGCCAGCCGAGATGTCAAGCTGAGCCGCTATTTCGGTCGTCGCGGCCAGACGGAGGATGAGATCGTCAAGGATCTGCAAAAGCTCAGCAAGGATGCGGTCGACCGCACCCTGCAGGTGCTGCGCAACCGCGTCGACCAGTTCGGCGTCTCCGAGCCGAGCATCACGCCGCAGGGCCACAGCCGCATTCTGATCGAGCTGCCGGGTATCCAGAATATCGAGCGCGCCAAAAAAGTCATCGGCACCACCGCCCTCCTCGAGTTCAAGTTGGTCAAGGATCCTGAAATTGTCTGGTCGGTGCTGAATGACATCGACAAGGTTCTGCGTGCCAAACGCAAGGGGCTGGATCCCGTCGCCGCCAAGGCGGACACCACGGTGAAAACAGGCGACAAGGCCTCTGAGAAGCAGCTCAGCCTCAACGAGCTTTTCGGTGAAAAATCCGGGAGCGAGAGCACTCCGGAGGACACCTCGGTGGTGGTGGATCAAGCGACCTTTGAAGAGAAGCCTTTCACCTCGCTTCTGCGTGGTCTTCCGGGCCGTTACTCCGATGTGGTGTCGGTCCCGTCGCAGAACGTCCGCGCTGTGCAGCGCGCCTTGCAGCTCCCTGAGGTCCAGGCGGTCATCCCCAGCGATGTGCAGGTACTTTGGGGAACGCGTCAAGTCGCTATGAACGACCAGTCCTTCCAGCGTCTTTATGTGGTCAAGAAGGAGCCCGAGTTGCTCGGATCGATGCTGAGCAATGCGGATGTGAATATCGATGGCAGCTCGTCGAGTCTGCGCGCCGGTCAGGCCGAGGTGCATATGGAGCTCAATCCCGAGGGAACCAAGACCTTCGCTAAGGTGACCGGCATGAATGTCGGCAAGCAGCTGGCGATCGTCCTGGACGGCCGCGTGGAATCGGCTCCGAACATCAAGGAAAAGATCCCCTCCGGCAGTGCCCGTATCGATGGCATGGGCAGCATGGAGGAAGCGCAGGACCTCGCCCTGGTTTTGCGCGCTGGCGCTCTCCCCGCTCCGGTCAAGGTTCTTCAGGAAGACACGGTCGGCCCGTCGCTGGGCCAAGATTCCATTAACAAGGGCCAGACCTCTGCTCTGATCGGTCTGGCGCTGGTGATGATCTTTGTGATCGTCTATTATAATCTGGTCGGCCTGGTCGCCGATTTTGCCCTGATACTCAACGGACTCTTCGTCATGGCGATCATGGCCGGATTCGGATTCACCCTGACGATGCCTGGCATCGCCGGTTTTATCCTTTCCGTGGCCATGGCCATCGATTCGAATGTGCTTATCAATGAGCGTATCCGTGAGGAACTGCGCGGCGGCAAGACAACACGCGCGGCCATCGAACAGGGCTACAGCCGCGCCCTGATCACCATCCTCGACTCTAATATCACCACGCTGATCACCGGCGCGGTGCTTTACACCTTCGGCACGGGCTCGGTCAAGGGATTCGCGGTCACCCTCTGTATTGGTATTCTCGTGAGTTTGTTCACCGCTATCTATATCACGAGACTGATCCTCGATATCGCCACAGTCCGTTTCGGCGTGAAAAAACTAAGCATCTGA